TCCTTATCGGTCAAGGCCAGCTTTTTGTCTAAAAAGTCCGGGCCGGGGAACTGCTGCAGGATAAACTGCATGGCACAGTCCTGGGCCAGCTCATACCATAGGCCGTCCTTATGGGTGTAATCGAGCTGCCGGGCTGCCCAGTCGAAGATGCGGAGCTGGTTTTCTGCCGTGCAGTAGGGAAGCAGCTTGCCGACGATTTGATAGCAGAAATCGAACAAGCACCACAGCCCGCCGTCGGAGTCGTCCATATCCGTGGATTGCAGCTGCGACAGGGTGTAATCTACCGTTTTGAAAATACCGTCTGCCGTAGCGGCGGATATACGCTGGTCCAGGGACGATAAAAAAGAGTACAGCTCTCCTGTAAAATAACTGGCCTGTTCATAATCTATATAGTCATCCCAGCCGGCGTCGGCGAAAATGCGATCGATTTCCCGTCTCCATTCTTTCAGCAGGCCCTTGGTCATGACGTTTTGCGTGAGCATGCGGAACCGGTTCTGCAGGGCCGGATCTTTTTCTAAGATGGAGTATAAAAAGGCGCGGACCGTCAGGTCGTCGGCGTTGTGTATGAGTTCAGCGAGGATGGTTTCCTGGTCCGGCTTGCAGGTCATTCCGGGGAAATCAGGCAGAACGTCGGCTTTCCAGTCGTCTAAGACATCATCTTCGTCCTCTCCGCTTTCCCATTCCGATTCATCGGGCTTTGCTGACAATATGAGGTCCTCCGTTTCCTGACAGGCGAACAGGACGGCGGCCATGTGCTTGCAGTGATTGTCGTCAGCCGCATAAGGGCAGGTGCAGGACATCGCCTGAATGATCCCGTCTTTTATGCCGATTTCAACGTCATAGTCTTCCGTTCCCAATACGACAGCTGTTATTTGCGTGTCTGTAATTTTGAGATCCTCGACGGCGGCATCGCGGTAATACTCTGCTCCGCGATGCAGTATATGCGGTTTAAATAAGAGTTCCCAGTCCATTGTATGCCCTCCTCCTTCGCATAGTTGTACATAATAGTCTTATTTGAAGATATATCAAAACGTTGCCGTCAGGCG
This region of Megasphaera stantonii genomic DNA includes:
- a CDS encoding SWIM zinc finger family protein, giving the protein MDWELLFKPHILHRGAEYYRDAAVEDLKITDTQITAVVLGTEDYDVEIGIKDGIIQAMSCTCPYAADDNHCKHMAAVLFACQETEDLILSAKPDESEWESGEDEDDVLDDWKADVLPDFPGMTCKPDQETILAELIHNADDLTVRAFLYSILEKDPALQNRFRMLTQNVMTKGLLKEWRREIDRIFADAGWDDYIDYEQASYFTGELYSFLSSLDQRISAATADGIFKTVDYTLSQLQSTDMDDSDGGLWCLFDFCYQIVGKLLPYCTAENQLRIFDWAARQLDYTHKDGLWYELAQDCAMQFILQQFPGPDFLDKKLALTDKEVQKAARQTDFENVILPQKIKTHVLLMEQKGCPAEEQAAYIAQYKQYGSVCLLLSEFYEWQQDDANAIAVLEQAYAADSTPSYIARECCEKLKELYKKTENQERYLQMLWDLALTIHVANIDLYRELKSQYKPEEWREQREKILTSWGTNPYAGQLYAEEKLYDRLLCHVQKHCRLSEVQQYESILKENFPDELLQLYEHIVTEIAVQGLGRPSYVKIVRILRKMKRLPGGPPFVQALVGQWRQQYKRRRAMMEELDKLT